One genomic segment of Impatiens glandulifera chromosome 6, dImpGla2.1, whole genome shotgun sequence includes these proteins:
- the LOC124943996 gene encoding sugar transporter ERD6-like 5, whose amino-acid sequence MENKEKSLPLLPGDRGKYDVGFSSSSSSSSSMAVLVLSTSVAVSGSYVFGSAVGFSSPAQDGIMNELGLSLAEYSFFGSIMTIGAMLGAVMSGRIADLMGRRGIMGFADIFCLTAWLAISFSKDALWLYLGRFCLGYGVGLLSYVVPVYIAEITPKDLRGAFTAVNQLMICCGVSVLYLIGAVINWRILSLIGSVPCVLQLIGLFIIPESPRWLAMKGRWSDSEVALQRLRGMNAKIDDELDEIREYTESLRQLSEARLHDLFQWTYAHSLIVGVGLMVLQQFGGVNGIAYYASAIFVSAGFSSRFGTMAMVVVQVPMTLFGVLLMDKSGRKPLLMVSAAGTCLGCLLVAVSFFLQDIEVWKEFTPFMALIGILVFTGSFSLGMGGIPWVIMSEIFPINMKGLAGSFVTVVNWLGSWIISFAFNFLMDWSSEGTFFGFSVICAATVLFVAKLVPETKGRTLEEIQASMNTFTRTL is encoded by the exons AtggaaaataaagagaaatctTTGCCTCTGCTTCCTGGAGACAGAGGGAAATACGATGTGGgtttctcttcttcttcgtcttcttcatcCTCCATGGCTGTTCTGGTTCTTAGCACATCAGTTGCTGTTTCGGGTTCTTACGTCTTTGGTTCAGCA GTTGGATTTTCATCACCAGCTCAAGATGGGATCATGAATGAGCTTGGCCTTTCTTTAGCTGAG TATTCATTTTTCGGATCAATAATGACCATTGGAGCTATGTTGGGAGCAGTCATGAGCGGAAGAATAGCTGATCTAATGGGAAGAAGAGGT ATCATGGGTTTTGCTGATATATTCTGCCTTACTGCTTGGCTTGCAATTTCTTTCTCAAAG GATGCCTTGTGGCTATATCTTGGAAGATTTTGTCTTGGATATGGAGTTGGGCTTCTCTCCTATGTG GTACCTGTATATATAGCAGAAATTACACCCAAAGATCTTCGCGGAGCTTTCACAGCAGTTAATCAG TTAATGATATGTTGTGGCGTCTCGGTTTTGTATTTAATCGGAGCTGTAATAAACTGGCGAATCTTGTCTTTGATTG GGAGTGTTCCATGTGTATTACAACTTATTGGGCTATTCATTATTCCTGAATCGCCAAGATGGTTG GCTATGAAGGGTCGATGGTCGGATTCTGAAGTGGCGTTACAGCGGTTGAGAGGAATGAATGCAAAGATTGATGATGAATTGGATGAAATTCGA GAGTATACGGAAAGTCTTCGACAGCTCTCGGAAGCTCGTCTGCACGATTTGTTCCAATGGACATACGCCCACTCGCTTATA GTTGGTGTCGGGTTAATGGTGTTGCAACAGTTTGGAGGTGTTAATGGGATAGCTTATTATGCTAGCGCTATTTTTGTATCTGCAg GTTTCTCGAGTAGATTTGGGACAATGGCTATGGTTGTCGTTCAG GTTCCCATGACCCTGTTTGGTGTTCTGTTAATGGATAAATCTGGGAGAAAACCTCTTCTTATG GTTTCCGCGGCTGGAACATGCTTGGGTTGTCTTCTAGTTGCTGTATCCTTCTTCTTGCAG GACATTGAAGTTTGGAAGGAGTTCACTCCATTTATGGCACTTATCGGAATATTG GTATTTACGGGTTCATTTTCATTGGGGATGGGAGGAATTCCTTGGGTTATAATGTCGGAG ATCTTCCCAATTAACATGAAAGGTTTGGCTGGAAGCTTTGTGACCGTTGTTAATTGGTTGGGTTCATGGATTATTTCCTTTGCCTTTAACTTCCTAATGGATTGGAGCTCAGAAG GTACGTTTTTTGGTTTCTCGGTGATCTGCGCTGCGACAGTGTTGTTTGTCGCAAAATTGGTACCTGAGACTAAAGGAAGAACTCTCGAGGAGATTCAAGCATCAATGAACACATTCACACGCACATTATGA